The Spirosoma radiotolerans genome has a window encoding:
- a CDS encoding PhzF family phenazine biosynthesis protein, with protein sequence MQGIKFYIVDVFATNKYEGNQLAVFLDLDNQLSDEHMQRMALEINFAETTFIKAIKDGLRFVVRIFTPEQEVPFAGHPSLGTSYIITKFILPQAPTRLTLELAHSDIEISIREPEKLDESIFSMRQAQPEFGHTFTRNEVSAELNIKPEDIDLSLPIQEVSTGLPYIIIPLKSREAIDRLTLTFASLKAFLLARNKYKTNSQTGHSTSLFFFTKEVYEPGNSYNTRMLLTENNRLSEDAATGSANGCFLAYLLTHQHNRIHATVEQGFQLGRKSYIYLDGSLENGHYQLNVGGRNKLISEGIWYV encoded by the coding sequence ATGCAGGGAATCAAATTTTATATTGTCGATGTATTCGCTACCAATAAATATGAAGGGAATCAGCTCGCCGTTTTTCTGGATCTGGACAACCAGCTTTCTGATGAACACATGCAGCGGATGGCCCTCGAAATAAACTTCGCCGAAACGACATTTATCAAAGCAATTAAAGACGGCCTTCGGTTTGTTGTTCGCATATTTACCCCCGAACAAGAGGTTCCTTTTGCGGGCCACCCCTCACTGGGAACGAGTTACATCATTACCAAATTTATTCTGCCGCAAGCCCCAACCCGACTGACGCTGGAACTGGCTCACTCGGACATAGAGATTTCTATTCGGGAGCCTGAAAAGCTGGATGAAAGCATTTTCTCCATGCGCCAGGCGCAGCCTGAGTTTGGCCATACGTTTACCCGAAACGAGGTATCGGCCGAACTGAATATCAAGCCCGAAGATATCGATTTATCACTACCAATTCAGGAAGTCAGTACGGGGCTGCCTTACATAATTATTCCGTTGAAAAGCCGGGAAGCCATTGATAGATTAACGCTTACCTTCGCGTCGTTAAAAGCGTTTTTGCTGGCTCGGAACAAGTACAAAACGAATAGCCAAACGGGCCACTCGACATCGCTATTCTTCTTCACGAAAGAGGTTTATGAGCCGGGAAATTCGTACAATACGAGAATGCTGCTGACGGAAAATAACAGACTCTCCGAAGATGCAGCTACGGGCAGCGCAAATGGTTGTTTTCTGGCTTATCTGTTGACGCACCAGCACAACAGGATTCACGCCACAGTCGAACAGGGATTTCAATTAGGCCGAAAGTCGTATATATACCTCGATGGATCGCTGGAAAACGGGCATTACCAGCTCAATGTCGGTGGCCGGAATAAACTTATTTCGGAGGGTATCTGGTACGTGTAG
- a CDS encoding LapA family protein — translation MEPTNNPDFQHGYTSGVEGVNRETYEGYLSSQINTDWLTERIEEKRTEVDTINQQLSEATEANRAAFANLQTHTLQVERLAKQVGQREADRQAVLVDRDTLRERRTKAAPDYSLFAGLLFLVAGVSFLAGDLIISHEIVAYALNIRNTNEAWAFAVGLAMVSILLKPAYDRLIEKPYQEDPEKNGRKYGQFKIALAVFAVITLAVLGWFRYEAYRTDQLKSAINKSVRQLQLNTDPSATTQVLSPSTINKIEKQLSESSELNLALVNSPWALLSFVLSGILFALAGAVCLGIALPVLSAFWFRWLQADIKLWKLRRRLKRLDKEIAPLDAELAEQRTQQNVLQHNLDLLPDLTELKEQRQTVTAELNELLAELKLAQTDSRISNFNDGYGQGEATRTVLSDEEQRQLRKEMLALQNGNRNRPNEARPTGTPAANGANGKAPGLRPHQTIRKFLSDEL, via the coding sequence ATGGAGCCAACAAACAACCCAGACTTCCAGCACGGCTATACAAGTGGTGTAGAAGGTGTTAATCGGGAAACATACGAAGGATATCTGTCGAGCCAGATCAACACAGACTGGCTAACGGAACGAATCGAGGAAAAACGGACAGAAGTTGATACCATTAATCAGCAACTGTCGGAGGCTACTGAAGCAAACCGGGCCGCTTTTGCCAACTTACAAACGCACACCCTCCAGGTGGAGCGGCTGGCCAAACAAGTAGGCCAGCGTGAAGCGGACCGCCAAGCGGTGTTGGTGGACCGGGATACTTTACGTGAACGACGGACCAAAGCCGCTCCAGATTACTCGCTCTTTGCCGGGCTATTATTTTTGGTAGCAGGCGTTTCTTTCCTGGCGGGTGATTTGATCATTTCGCACGAAATTGTTGCCTACGCACTTAACATCCGTAACACCAACGAAGCCTGGGCCTTTGCCGTTGGTCTGGCTATGGTGTCTATCCTGCTGAAACCCGCTTACGACCGGCTTATCGAGAAGCCGTACCAAGAAGACCCGGAGAAAAACGGACGCAAATACGGGCAGTTCAAGATTGCCCTGGCGGTGTTCGCGGTCATTACGCTGGCCGTGCTGGGCTGGTTTCGGTACGAAGCCTATCGCACAGACCAGCTTAAATCGGCCATTAACAAGTCGGTTCGGCAGCTTCAGCTAAACACCGATCCATCGGCCACTACCCAGGTTCTGAGCCCGTCGACGATAAACAAAATCGAAAAGCAGTTAAGCGAATCGAGCGAGTTGAATCTGGCGCTGGTAAACAGCCCATGGGCCTTGCTTTCGTTTGTCCTGAGTGGTATTCTGTTCGCACTGGCCGGTGCCGTATGCCTAGGCATTGCCTTGCCGGTGCTGTCGGCGTTCTGGTTTCGATGGCTACAGGCTGACATCAAGCTCTGGAAATTACGCCGTCGGCTGAAACGGCTGGACAAAGAAATTGCGCCACTCGACGCTGAATTGGCCGAACAGCGCACTCAGCAAAACGTGTTGCAGCACAACCTCGATTTGCTACCCGACCTGACTGAGTTGAAAGAGCAACGCCAAACTGTAACCGCCGAACTTAACGAGTTACTAGCCGAGTTGAAGCTAGCGCAAACGGACAGCCGCATCAGCAACTTCAATGACGGCTACGGTCAGGGTGAAGCAACCCGCACTGTGTTGAGCGATGAAGAGCAGCGTCAGCTTCGCAAAGAAATGCTGGCTCTTCAAAATGGTAACCGCAACCGCCCAAACGAGGCCCGGCCTACGGGTACGCCAGCCGCCAACGGTGCGAACGGAAAAGCGCCGGGTCTGCGCCCCCATCAGACAATTCGAAAATTTCTCTCGGACGAGTTGTAA
- a CDS encoding adenylosuccinate synthase, translated as MIDVLLGLQWGDEGKGKIVDVLAPQYQVVARFQGGPNAGHTLEFNGFKHVLHQIPSGIFRNDILNIIGNGVVLDPIVFKKEIDGLAKYNLALTENRPAARLQISRKASIILPTHRLLDAAYEQAKGESKIGSTLRGIGPTYQDKVARLGLRVGDIESPNFSDKYEKLVAVHKVILEQNNFDYASALPQAEAEFFGAVEFMKQFELTDSEYSINEAITSGKKVLAEGAQGSLLDIDFGSYPFVTSSSTMAAGACTGLGIAPSKIGEVFGIFKAYCTRVGSGPFPTELNNETGEMIRKEGREFGATTGRPRRCGWLDLPALKYAIMINGVTQLVMMKVDVLNIFDEIKVCTHYKLADGTLSEQMPYDLCDTDVTPVYKTFKGWKTDLTDIRSFVDVPAELATYVYFLEDTLGLPINFISTSPDREAIIHRQAVIA; from the coding sequence ATGATCGATGTTTTATTAGGCCTCCAGTGGGGCGACGAAGGAAAAGGGAAGATTGTGGACGTACTGGCTCCGCAGTATCAGGTTGTAGCCCGCTTCCAGGGTGGTCCCAACGCGGGTCACACCCTCGAATTCAACGGGTTCAAGCACGTGTTGCATCAAATTCCGTCCGGCATTTTTCGCAATGACATCCTCAACATCATCGGCAATGGCGTTGTGCTTGACCCAATCGTGTTTAAAAAAGAAATCGACGGACTAGCCAAATATAACTTGGCTCTGACGGAGAACCGCCCGGCGGCCCGGCTGCAAATTTCCCGTAAGGCTTCCATCATTTTGCCAACGCACCGACTGCTGGATGCGGCCTATGAACAAGCCAAGGGTGAATCGAAAATTGGGTCTACGCTGCGGGGAATCGGGCCTACTTATCAGGACAAAGTGGCCCGATTAGGGCTGCGGGTTGGTGATATTGAGTCGCCCAACTTCTCAGATAAGTACGAGAAACTGGTGGCCGTTCACAAAGTCATTCTGGAGCAGAACAACTTCGATTATGCGTCGGCACTGCCTCAGGCAGAAGCTGAATTCTTCGGCGCGGTTGAGTTTATGAAGCAATTTGAACTGACAGACAGCGAATACAGCATAAACGAAGCAATAACGAGTGGCAAAAAAGTGCTGGCCGAAGGGGCACAAGGCTCCCTGCTTGATATTGACTTTGGTTCTTACCCATTCGTAACGTCCTCCAGCACAATGGCGGCCGGTGCCTGCACCGGTTTAGGAATAGCTCCAAGCAAGATTGGTGAAGTATTTGGGATTTTTAAAGCCTATTGTACCCGCGTAGGTAGCGGTCCTTTCCCAACCGAACTGAACAACGAAACGGGCGAAATGATCCGTAAGGAAGGCCGTGAGTTTGGCGCGACCACGGGCCGTCCGCGCCGGTGTGGCTGGCTGGATTTACCCGCTCTGAAATACGCCATCATGATTAACGGTGTAACACAGTTAGTGATGATGAAAGTCGACGTCCTGAATATCTTCGACGAAATCAAAGTCTGCACACACTATAAACTCGCCGATGGTACGCTTTCCGAACAGATGCCATACGACCTGTGCGATACAGACGTGACGCCGGTGTATAAAACATTCAAAGGCTGGAAAACCGACCTGACCGACATCCGTTCGTTTGTCGATGTACCTGCTGAGCTGGCCACGTATGTCTACTTCCTGGAAGATACCTTAGGGCTCCCCATCAACTTTATCTCGACCAGCCCCGACCGTGAAGCCATCATTCACCGGCAGGCCGTAATTGCTTAG
- a CDS encoding DUF3291 domain-containing protein — protein MPLAQLNISRMLAPDINHPIMADFVAQLDTINQLAEQSDGFIWRLTGDGNDATSLRPFDDERIIVNMSVWASVEQLQAFVFKSNHTAVMKDRRKWFEKPEQIMTVLWWIPTGHVPTVDEAKERLNQLNTNGPGPFAFTFRDVWPEPVETNFM, from the coding sequence ATGCCGCTGGCTCAACTGAATATTTCACGGATGCTCGCGCCGGATATAAACCATCCGATTATGGCCGATTTTGTTGCCCAGCTCGATACAATTAACCAACTGGCTGAGCAAAGTGATGGGTTTATCTGGCGGCTCACCGGCGATGGGAACGATGCCACCAGTCTGCGTCCGTTCGATGATGAGCGTATTATTGTTAACATGTCCGTTTGGGCATCCGTCGAGCAGTTACAGGCATTTGTGTTCAAGAGTAACCATACCGCCGTAATGAAAGATCGACGGAAGTGGTTTGAAAAACCAGAGCAAATAATGACCGTTTTATGGTGGATTCCGACTGGTCACGTGCCAACTGTTGATGAAGCAAAAGAGCGGCTTAACCAGCTAAATACGAACGGACCGGGACCATTTGCCTTTACGTTTCGGGATGTCTGGCCCGAACCGGTCGAAACCAATTTTATGTAA
- a CDS encoding Fur family transcriptional regulator — translation MPAPTQTNLDAAQMIFRAYLERKGLRKTPERFAILEEIYNRQDHFDVDELYISMKNKKYRVSRATVYNTLDVLVDCDLVTKHQFGRNLAQYEKSYGFRQHDHLICTDCHKVMEFCDPRVQNIQNMVGDLLKFNVMHHSLIFYGSCARDRCENRQDAEKDTQVMQVPVEG, via the coding sequence ATGCCTGCTCCGACTCAAACAAATTTAGATGCTGCTCAAATGATTTTTCGGGCCTACCTGGAACGGAAGGGCCTTCGAAAAACGCCCGAGCGGTTTGCCATACTGGAAGAGATTTACAACCGGCAAGACCACTTCGATGTGGATGAGTTGTATATCTCCATGAAAAACAAAAAGTACCGGGTTAGCCGAGCCACGGTCTATAATACGCTGGACGTACTGGTTGACTGTGACCTGGTCACCAAGCATCAGTTCGGGCGAAACCTGGCCCAGTACGAAAAATCATATGGGTTCCGGCAACACGACCACCTGATCTGTACAGACTGCCATAAGGTGATGGAGTTCTGTGACCCACGCGTCCAGAATATTCAGAACATGGTGGGTGATTTGTTAAAGTTCAACGTCATGCACCACTCCCTCATATTCTACGGCTCCTGCGCCCGTGACCGGTGTGAGAACCGACAAGATGCCGAGAAAGATACGCAGGTGATGCAGGTACCTGTTGAAGGATAG
- a CDS encoding RelA/SpoT family protein: MNVSAEPVIDLELERQEILKRYRRLLRAAKPMLKGDDAKLIKKAFNTSAEAHKNMRRRSGEPYIYHPLAVAQIAVEEIGLGTTSIVAALLHDVVEDTDTTIDDIDRAFGPKVAKIIDGLTKISGYFEYGTSQQAENFRKMLLTLSDDVRVILIKLADRLHNMRTLDSMPRDKQLKIASETIYIYAPLAHRLGLYSIKSELEDLYLKHVEPEAYKDIAKKLRETRLARDRFIGRFIEPIEKDLAETGIKYVIKGRPKSIYSIWTKLNKSKKPFEEIYDLFAVRIILDVPQDEEKAACWRAYSIVTDHYKPNPDRLKDWISTPRTNGYESLHTTVMSRLGQWVEVQIRTERMNEIAEKGYAAHWKYKGNDTQTGAGIEAWISQVRDMIESAGKGDKKAAIEFVDDFRSNLYSEEVFVFTPKGDLQVLQRGATALDFAFDIHTQIGARCMAAKVNNTLVPLSYVLQNGDQVEVITSNRQKPSEDWLRFVVTSKARTKIKDLIKEENKRFVTDGRELVNKKLRVLRMEMTNEVINQLRAYFGSKTTDDFFYRIGKGHIDVAELKKFKSDKEAKENRANKLNTDALPDAKAFVKELKKIHGERADADMLLIGEDMDKIDYTLSKCCNPISGDDVFGFVTINDGIKIHRVTCPNAVELMSNHGNRIIKAKWTSQKELAFLAGLRITGTDRVGLINDVTRVISNELHINMRSVAIDSKDGIFEGNIRLYVHDTGHLETLMQKLERVQGVFEVVRFDS, translated from the coding sequence ATGAATGTCTCAGCCGAACCTGTTATTGATTTAGAACTGGAGCGGCAGGAAATCCTGAAACGCTACCGACGCTTACTGCGGGCAGCCAAACCAATGTTAAAAGGCGATGACGCCAAGCTGATCAAGAAAGCGTTCAATACATCGGCCGAAGCGCATAAAAATATGCGTCGCCGGTCGGGGGAACCCTATATTTACCATCCATTGGCCGTCGCTCAGATTGCTGTCGAGGAAATCGGCCTGGGAACGACCAGTATCGTAGCCGCTCTTCTGCACGATGTTGTGGAAGATACGGACACTACAATTGACGACATTGACCGGGCATTCGGCCCTAAAGTGGCCAAAATCATTGATGGCCTGACCAAGATCTCAGGCTATTTTGAATACGGAACCTCACAACAGGCCGAAAATTTCCGGAAGATGCTGCTGACTTTGTCAGACGATGTCCGGGTGATTCTGATCAAGCTCGCCGACCGGCTTCACAACATGCGAACGCTGGACTCGATGCCCCGCGACAAGCAGTTGAAAATTGCCTCCGAGACAATCTATATCTACGCCCCGCTGGCTCACCGGCTGGGCTTGTACAGCATTAAGTCGGAGCTGGAAGACTTGTATCTGAAACATGTAGAGCCGGAAGCCTATAAAGACATTGCCAAGAAACTACGCGAAACCCGACTGGCGCGTGATCGGTTTATTGGCCGGTTTATTGAGCCAATCGAAAAGGATCTGGCCGAAACGGGTATTAAATACGTTATTAAAGGACGGCCCAAATCCATTTATTCGATCTGGACAAAACTGAACAAATCGAAAAAGCCCTTCGAGGAAATTTACGATTTGTTTGCCGTCCGCATTATTCTGGACGTACCACAGGACGAGGAAAAAGCCGCCTGCTGGCGGGCCTATTCCATCGTAACGGATCATTATAAACCAAACCCCGATCGGTTGAAAGACTGGATCAGTACGCCACGAACCAACGGGTACGAGTCGCTCCACACAACCGTGATGAGCCGCCTGGGCCAATGGGTTGAGGTTCAGATCCGGACCGAACGGATGAACGAAATTGCCGAAAAAGGCTACGCTGCCCACTGGAAATACAAGGGCAACGACACCCAGACCGGGGCTGGCATTGAAGCCTGGATCAGCCAGGTTCGCGACATGATCGAGTCGGCCGGCAAAGGCGATAAAAAAGCGGCCATTGAGTTTGTCGATGATTTCCGAAGCAATTTGTACAGCGAAGAAGTCTTTGTATTTACGCCCAAAGGCGATCTTCAGGTACTGCAGCGTGGCGCAACAGCCCTCGACTTTGCGTTCGATATTCACACCCAGATTGGGGCACGATGCATGGCAGCAAAGGTCAATAACACGCTGGTACCGCTGAGCTATGTGCTGCAAAATGGGGACCAGGTCGAAGTTATTACTTCCAACCGCCAGAAACCCAGCGAAGACTGGCTGCGGTTTGTGGTTACGTCGAAGGCCAGAACCAAGATTAAGGACTTAATTAAGGAGGAAAATAAGCGGTTCGTGACGGATGGTCGCGAGCTGGTCAACAAAAAACTGCGGGTGCTGCGCATGGAGATGACCAACGAGGTTATCAACCAGTTACGGGCTTACTTTGGCTCGAAAACCACCGACGACTTTTTTTACCGTATTGGCAAAGGACACATCGACGTTGCCGAACTCAAAAAGTTCAAATCGGATAAAGAAGCGAAAGAAAACCGCGCCAACAAACTCAATACCGACGCCCTGCCCGACGCCAAGGCGTTTGTCAAGGAGTTAAAGAAAATTCATGGCGAACGGGCCGATGCCGACATGCTCCTCATTGGGGAGGATATGGATAAGATTGACTACACGCTCTCCAAATGCTGCAACCCAATTTCGGGCGACGACGTTTTTGGCTTTGTGACCATTAATGATGGCATAAAAATTCACCGGGTCACCTGTCCGAACGCCGTTGAGCTGATGTCCAATCACGGCAACCGGATTATTAAGGCCAAATGGACGTCCCAGAAAGAGCTGGCTTTTCTGGCCGGGCTCCGAATTACGGGCACCGACCGCGTTGGTTTGATCAATGATGTGACGCGGGTAATCAGCAATGAACTGCACATTAATATGCGTTCTGTGGCGATTGATTCGAAAGACGGTATCTTTGAGGGAAATATCCGGCTCTACGTTCACGATACGGGTCACCTCGAAACCCTGATGCAGAAACTCGAGCGCGTTCAGGGGGTGTTCGAGGTCGTACGTTTTGATTCTTAA
- the tig gene encoding trigger factor — protein sequence MDITLEKASDTNASLKITLTPADYKPEVDKKLKDYGRKVQLKGFRPGHVPASLVQKMYGKSILVDEINAMLSKTVSQYIRENKLQVVGDPVPDREQAEAIDWDNQSDFAFSYTLGLASEFDIDFSDLPSVTQYEIQAGEAEIDSTIADLQQRFHTHAHGEDVNDGDTIYGELKQVDGPFTAKTAFPTNQMAEEAKGQFVGKKKGDVITFVLEQAFPDEKARANATGAPKEEVANLTGEFTFEVDDVTRHEPAELNQEFFDKVLGVGAVSDEEQFRAKVAEIIKGNYGRESAQLLRLDIEKTLIDNTPILLPDEFLKNWLLEVNEGKFTPEQIEEQYDDFTKSVKLQLIKNKIAEKADINVEFDEVLAVTRLMVQEQFGFMGSEDEEMNKTIDRIARNYLMDEKNNGQNYTNTFNRVYDDKVIEYAKTQLTIVTQEVTVDEFKALVENR from the coding sequence GTGGATATTACTCTAGAAAAAGCCAGCGACACGAATGCCTCGCTGAAGATTACGCTGACCCCGGCCGACTATAAGCCAGAAGTTGATAAAAAGCTGAAAGATTACGGTCGCAAGGTTCAATTGAAGGGGTTCCGCCCAGGTCACGTTCCCGCGTCGCTCGTTCAGAAAATGTATGGCAAGAGTATTCTGGTCGACGAGATCAATGCCATGTTGAGCAAAACGGTTAGTCAGTATATCCGCGAAAACAAACTTCAGGTTGTCGGTGATCCCGTTCCTGACCGGGAGCAGGCCGAAGCCATCGATTGGGATAACCAATCGGATTTTGCCTTCAGCTACACGCTGGGTCTGGCTTCAGAATTCGATATCGACTTCAGCGATCTGCCAAGCGTTACCCAATACGAAATTCAGGCTGGTGAAGCTGAGATCGATTCGACCATTGCTGATCTGCAACAACGGTTTCATACCCACGCTCATGGCGAAGATGTGAACGATGGCGACACGATCTACGGAGAATTAAAGCAGGTCGACGGTCCGTTCACCGCCAAGACGGCCTTCCCAACCAACCAGATGGCCGAAGAGGCCAAAGGTCAGTTTGTGGGTAAGAAAAAAGGGGATGTTATCACGTTTGTTCTGGAGCAGGCTTTCCCGGATGAAAAAGCACGTGCCAATGCCACCGGCGCTCCGAAAGAAGAAGTAGCGAACCTAACCGGCGAATTTACGTTCGAAGTGGATGATGTAACCCGTCATGAACCCGCCGAATTGAATCAGGAGTTTTTCGATAAAGTACTGGGGGTAGGCGCTGTCTCCGATGAAGAGCAGTTCCGTGCGAAAGTGGCCGAAATCATTAAAGGAAACTATGGCCGTGAGTCAGCCCAGTTGCTGCGGTTGGATATCGAAAAAACATTGATCGACAACACGCCCATCCTGCTGCCTGATGAGTTTCTGAAAAATTGGTTGCTGGAAGTAAACGAAGGCAAATTCACACCCGAGCAAATTGAGGAGCAATATGACGATTTCACAAAGTCGGTGAAACTGCAGCTCATCAAAAACAAGATCGCCGAAAAAGCGGACATCAATGTTGAGTTCGACGAAGTTCTGGCTGTAACCCGACTGATGGTTCAGGAGCAGTTTGGCTTCATGGGTAGCGAAGACGAAGAAATGAATAAAACCATTGACCGTATCGCCCGTAACTACCTGATGGACGAAAAGAACAATGGACAGAATTACACCAACACGTTTAACCGGGTGTATGACGATAAAGTAATTGAGTACGCTAAAACCCAACTGACAATTGTAACCCAGGAAGTGACCGTCGATGAGTTTAAGGCATTGGTTGAGAATCGGTAG
- the lepB gene encoding signal peptidase I, giving the protein MFRKKMQAASKPVKPKKSPIREWLDSLLFAVIAATLIRFLTFEAFAIPTPSMENSLMVGDFLFVSKLHYGIRTPKTPLQIPLTHQKIWGTNIPSYSTAIQLPSYRLPGFTTVKNGDVVVFNYPPPKPNEPAYPADLKTNFIKRCIGIPGDVIEIRQQQVSVNGKEMAVPVRSETTYFIKTTEVLDERFFRKYDIVNDFKSEEGPFINWQPLEQYNEATKTSTLVGYQINTTQTVIDKFRQFDWIKGIEPLREQAGQRDSRIYGASAYAWNQDNFGPLNVPKEGVTIPINKQTIALYGPIIERYEANKNVVLTPSSIQIDGKLISSYTFKQDYYFMMGDNRHNSEDSRYWGFVPEDHIVGKAVFVWLSVDPVPADIFHKIRWSRVGRLIN; this is encoded by the coding sequence ATGTTTAGAAAAAAAATGCAAGCGGCTAGCAAGCCAGTTAAACCCAAAAAATCGCCCATAAGAGAATGGCTTGATTCACTTTTATTTGCGGTGATTGCGGCCACACTGATCCGATTTCTAACCTTTGAGGCTTTTGCCATTCCGACGCCTTCGATGGAAAACAGCCTCATGGTAGGCGATTTTCTATTTGTCAGTAAGCTGCATTATGGCATTCGTACGCCAAAAACGCCTTTACAAATACCGCTGACGCACCAGAAAATATGGGGAACCAATATTCCGTCCTATAGTACGGCGATCCAACTGCCCTCATACCGCTTACCTGGTTTTACAACGGTAAAAAATGGAGATGTCGTCGTTTTTAATTACCCGCCACCCAAACCCAATGAACCAGCGTATCCGGCTGATCTGAAAACGAATTTTATCAAACGATGCATTGGCATTCCGGGCGATGTGATTGAAATTCGCCAACAACAGGTTTCTGTCAATGGCAAAGAAATGGCCGTGCCAGTTCGATCAGAAACCACCTATTTTATTAAAACAACCGAGGTGCTTGATGAGCGATTTTTCCGGAAATACGACATCGTCAATGATTTTAAATCGGAGGAGGGGCCGTTTATCAACTGGCAACCGCTTGAGCAATACAACGAGGCTACGAAAACATCGACGCTCGTTGGTTATCAAATCAATACAACCCAGACCGTGATCGATAAATTCCGGCAGTTTGACTGGATAAAAGGCATTGAACCACTCCGCGAACAGGCCGGACAACGGGATTCCCGTATTTATGGCGCATCGGCTTATGCCTGGAATCAGGATAATTTTGGCCCACTCAACGTACCGAAAGAGGGCGTTACCATTCCCATCAACAAGCAGACGATTGCCTTGTATGGCCCGATTATCGAGCGGTACGAAGCGAATAAAAACGTAGTCTTGACGCCGTCCAGTATTCAAATCGATGGCAAGCTGATCAGCAGCTATACCTTTAAACAGGACTATTACTTCATGATGGGCGACAACCGCCATAACTCCGAAGATTCCCGTTACTGGGGCTTTGTGCCCGAAGACCACATTGTTGGTAAAGCCGTTTTTGTCTGGTTGTCTGTGGACCCAGTGCCGGCTGATATCTTCCACAAGATTCGCTGGAGCCGGGTGGGGCGCTTGATTAACTAA
- a CDS encoding L-threonylcarbamoyladenylate synthase, with translation MSAEFIKLYPKNPDPRRIDHIVRALRDGAVVIYPTDTIYGMGCDIHNARAVERVARIKGIKPTKNDFSFICYDLSHIADYARVSNQAFKLMKSLLPGPFTFILQATGNVPKLLNTNKKTVGIRVPDNDIPRQLVHQLGNPIITTSIRDEDEIIEYSTDPELIFEKFQNQVDIVVDGGYGGNVPSTIVDATDDDFSVVRQGLGELIL, from the coding sequence ATGTCGGCCGAATTCATAAAACTTTATCCCAAAAATCCTGACCCCCGTCGTATTGACCACATCGTGCGTGCTCTTCGCGATGGAGCCGTCGTTATTTACCCAACCGATACGATTTACGGAATGGGCTGCGACATTCACAATGCCCGCGCCGTCGAACGAGTGGCGCGCATCAAAGGAATCAAACCAACGAAGAACGATTTTTCCTTTATCTGCTACGATTTGAGCCACATCGCCGATTATGCCCGGGTCAGCAACCAGGCGTTTAAGCTCATGAAGAGCCTGCTCCCCGGTCCGTTCACGTTCATTCTTCAGGCTACCGGCAACGTCCCTAAACTCCTGAATACGAACAAGAAAACGGTTGGTATCCGGGTTCCGGATAACGACATTCCACGCCAACTTGTGCATCAGTTAGGTAATCCGATTATTACCACCTCGATTCGGGACGAAGATGAAATTATTGAGTATTCGACGGACCCCGAACTAATTTTCGAGAAGTTTCAGAATCAGGTTGATATTGTGGTCGATGGTGGGTACGGCGGCAATGTACCGTCAACAATCGTTGACGCAACCGACGATGACTTTTCGGTCGTTCGTCAGGGGCTGGGTGAATTAATTCTTTGA